A genomic window from Astatotilapia calliptera chromosome 12, fAstCal1.2, whole genome shotgun sequence includes:
- the hira gene encoding protein HIRA, with protein sequence MKLLKPSWVSHNGKPIFSVDIHPDGTKFATGGQGEDSGKVMIWNMAPVLREEDEKNENISKMLCQMDNHLACVNCVRWSNNGLYLASGGDDKLVMVWKRAAFIGPSTVFGSSSKLANVEQWRCVTILRNHTGDVMDVAWSPRDVWLASCSVDNTIVIWNARKFPEMITTLRGHTGLVKGLTWDPVGKYIASQADDHSLKVWRTVDWQMDANITKPFSECGGTTHVLRLSWSPDGQYLVSAHAMNNSGPTAQIVERDGWKTNMDFVGHRKAVTVVKFNPKIFKKKQKNGSSPKPSCPYCCCAVGSKDRSLSVWLTSLKRPLVVIHDLFDKSIMDISWTLTGLGMLVCSMDGTVAYLDFSLDELGDPLNEEEKNSIHQNIYGKSLAITSTEAQLSTTIIENPEILKYQQERQNSAQANSGPGAAAPESSAPKLNSVMNGESLEDIRKNLLKKQVETRTADGRRRITPLCIAQLDTGDFSPALFNSVPILPSGSSMSSQLTPQLSSDSSPGQASSMGLKPTHDPMLTSPPPNNTAKPMEDNNDGVKSSLLLTSASKIEPMKALDSRFTERSKATPGVTAAISSTAGLTPLDSNRPKDGVTAQKEAKTKEETSSDSEDKMAAINKNLTFGKRKPELLLDGREVLEKRKKGRPRKDKMAASMAQPFTQITPPAEQEPSRVVAPPAPVAVLKLPTPSTQKAFSLQVSMEPSVFLEVENEVSMVAGSKLSQLRCSRDGRDWNTLLPSSVVVAAGSSDILAVACEDRMLSVFSSCGRRLLPAIQLGTPASALHCSAHYVMVLTAGATLSVWDVQKQKALVKNESLLTVLSGADTTVSQSLLTQQGVPVIGLSNGKSYCFSSSLETWTLIADKSDSLVQCADFRSCLPSHDTPVSSGPLAVMQGRNLNAGRLASRLSSTPHHLQQSMTLAFLENQLASALTLQSAQEYRYWLLIYARFLVNEGSEYRLRELCKELLGPVHKSAATSWEPTTLGLRKRELLREVLPVIGENLRFQRLFTEYQDQLELLRNK encoded by the exons cCTGTGTGAACTGTGTGCGCTGGTCCAACAATGGGCTGTATCTGGCCTCTGGAGGAGACGACAAGCTGGTCATGGTGTGGAAGAGAGCTGC GTTCATCGGTCCCAGCACAGTGTTTGGGTCAAGCAGCAAGTTGGCCAATGTGGAGCAGTGGAGGTGTGTCACAATCCTGAGGAACCACACTGGAG ATGTGATGGACGTGGCGTGGTCTCCTCGTGACGTGTGGCTGGCCTCCTGCAGTGTGGATAACACCATTGTGATCTGGAACGCTCGCAAATTTCCAG AGATGATCACTACTCTGCGAGGACACACTGGCCTGGTGAAAGGCCTCACATGGGATCCAGTGGGGAAATACATCGCCTCCCAGGCTGACGACCACAGTCTGAAAGTGTGGCGGACGGTGGACTGGCAGATGGATGCAAACATCACCAAACCTTTCAGTGAG TGCGGTGGGACGACCCACGTCCTGCGTCTGTCCTGGTCTCCAGACGGTCAGTATCTTGTGTCGGCTCATGCAATGAACAACTCCGGCCCCACCGCTCAGATTGTGGAGAGAGATGGCTGGAAGACTAATATGGACTTTGTGGGCCACCGTAAAgctgtcactgtggtg AAATTCAACCCAAAGATTTtcaagaagaagcagaagaacgGCAGCTCTCCGAAGCCCAGCTGTCCGTACTGCTGCTGCGCTGTTGGCAGCAAAGACCGATCGCTCTCCGTCTGG CTCACCTCACTGAAGCGCCCTCTTGTGGTCATCCATGATCTTTTCGATAAATCCATTATGGACATTTCCTG GACATTGACGGGTCTGGGGATGTTGGTTTGTTCGATGGATGGCACAGTCGCCTATTTGGACTTCTCCCTGGATGAACTGGGAGACCCGCTGAATGAAGAGGAGAAG AACAGTATCCATCAGAACATCTACGGTAAGAGTCTGGCTATAACCAGCACCGAGGCTCAgctctccaccaccatcatcgaGAACCCCGAGATTCTCAAATACCAACAGGAGCGGCAGAACTCTGCCCAGGCCAACTCAGGACCAGGTGCTGCTGCACCTGAATCCTCAGCACCCAAACTCAACAGTGTGATGAACGGGGAGTCTCTGGAGGACATCAGGAAG AATCTTTTGAAGAAGCAGGTGGAGACGAGAACAGCAGATGGCAGAAGAAGAATCACACCGCTCTGCATTGCTCAGCTGGATACGGG gGATTTCTCTCCGGCTTTGTTCAACAGTGTTCCCATCCTGCCCTCGGGCTCATCCATGTCCAGCCAGCTCACCCCCCAGCTCAGCTCCGACTCCAGCCCAGGACAGGCCTCTTCTATGGGGCTTAAGCCCACACACGACCCCATGCTTACCTCACCTCCTCCCAACAACACTGCTAAGCCAATGGAGGACAACAATGATGG TGTCAAATCCAGTCTGCTGCTCACCTCTGCCTCCAAGATTGAGCCAATGAAAGCTTTGGACTCCAGGTTTACAGAGAGGTCAAAGGCCACACCAGGCGTGACAGCCGCCATTTCGTCCACAGCTGGACTCACACCGTTAGACAG CAACAGGCCGAAAGACGGCGTCACCGCCCAGAAGGAGGCAAAAACCAAAGAAGAGACCAGCAGTGACAGCGAGGATAAGATGGCTGCCATCAACAAGAACCTGACATTTGGCAAGAGGAaaccagagctgctgctggatgGAAGAGAGGTGctggagaagaggaagaagggacGGCCCAGGAAAGACAAGATGGCTGCTTCCATGGCCCAGCCTTTCACTCAG ATAACTCCTCCCGCGGAACAGGAGCCCAGCAGGGTTGTAGCTCCTCCAGCTCCTGTCGCTGTTCTCAAACTACCAACACCAAGTACACAGAAGGCCTTCAGTCTGCAG GTGAGCATGGAGCCCTCAGTGTTCCTGGAGGTGGAGAATGAGGTGTCCATGGTTGCAGGTTCGAAGCTCAGCCAGCTGCGATGCTCCAGAGACGGACGAGACTGGAACACGCTCCTGCCCAGCTCTGTGGTCGTTGCTGCAGGCAGCAG TGACATCCTTGCAGTCGCCTGTGAGGACAGGATGTTGTCAGTCTTCTCTTCCTGTGGGCGGCGACTCCTTCCTGCCATTCAGCTAGGCACGCCTGCGTCTGCCTTACACTGCTCTGCCCACTACGTCATGGTTCTGACCGCTGGAGCGACTTTGTCCGTGTG gGATGTTCAGAAACAGAAGGCTCTGGTCAAGAACGAGTCTCTGCTGACTGTTTTGTCTG GTGCTGACACTACAGTGTCCCAGTCTCTGCTGACTCAGCAGGGAGTTCCAGTCATTGGACTGTCCAACGGGAAATCGTACTGCTTCAGCTCCTCTCTGGAGACATG GACTCTGATAGCAGATAAAAGTGACTCTCTGGTTCAGTGTGCTGACTTCAGGAGCTGCCTGCCTAGCCACGATACACCGGTGTCCTCTGGGCCTCTGGCTGTCATGCAGGGACGCAACCTCAA TGCCGGTCGGCTGGCTTCCCGCCTCTCCTCCACCCCTCACCACCTGCAGCAGAGCATGACGCTGGCCTTCCTGGAGAATCAGCTGGCGTCTGCTTTGACTCTGCAGTCAGCACAGGAGTATCGCTACTGGCTGCTCATCTATGCCCGTTTCCTCGTCAATGAAG gctCAGAGTATCGCCTCAGAGAACTCTGCAAGGAGCTCCTGGGTCCTGTCCACAAATCAGCGGCTACATCCTGGGAGCCCACCACACTG GGTCTACGTAAGCGTGAGCTGCTGCGGGAGGTCTTACCCGTCATCGGTGAAAACCTTCGGTTCCAGAGACTGTTCACTGAGTACCAGGATCAGCTGGAGTTGCTGCGCAACAAATAG